A part of Olleya sp. Bg11-27 genomic DNA contains:
- a CDS encoding DUF6168 family protein codes for MNKRIVYVVSFILVVLVVAYSIQNYVTQGDLPYSLQKLYLFHGVAVLIVYLSIELVNSKLPNQLGFAYLTLMFVKIGVFILLFQSSIFSETNLSLPDRLGLVIPFFLFLIIETACIAKLLKEK; via the coding sequence ATGAATAAACGTATTGTATACGTCGTGTCTTTTATCCTTGTGGTATTAGTCGTTGCTTATAGCATTCAAAACTATGTAACACAAGGAGATCTGCCTTATTCTTTACAAAAGTTGTATCTGTTCCATGGGGTAGCTGTATTAATTGTGTATCTAAGTATAGAGCTTGTTAATAGTAAACTTCCTAATCAGCTAGGATTTGCCTATTTAACCTTAATGTTTGTTAAAATTGGGGTCTTTATTTTGCTTTTTCAATCATCGATCTTTTCTGAGACAAATTTGAGTCTACCCGATCGTTTAGGTTTGGTGATCCCCTTTTTCTTATTTTTAATAATCGAAACAGCTTGTATCGCAAAATTATTAAAAGAGAAGTAA
- the atpE gene encoding ATP synthase F0 subunit C — MYNLIGAGLIVIGGGIGLGQIGGKAMEGIARQPEAAGKIQTAMIIIGALLEGLAFGALILGA, encoded by the coding sequence ATGTACAATTTAATTGGAGCAGGATTAATCGTAATCGGTGGAGGAATCGGATTAGGTCAAATTGGAGGAAAAGCAATGGAAGGTATTGCTCGTCAACCTGAAGCAGCTGGAAAAATTCAAACTGCAATGATCATTATCGGAGCCTTATTAGAAGGTTTAGCATTCGGTGCGTTAATCTTAGGAGCATAA
- the atpB gene encoding F0F1 ATP synthase subunit A: protein MFVSVSSYGDDTKHEPGNQVNTAHEIKEYIKHHLKDSHDFHFFTDNESGTHFSFPLPVIVWTKDGLKTFMSSAFHHDDSGSEIVTKGDTRLVKLHSKIYELDAGATTLAFDEKHHPTNAHKVLDFSITKSVVGMLLTGVLMLLAFSALARGYKKGHSVPKGISRILEPLVIYVRDDIAKPNIGEKKYRKFMGFLLTVFFFIWILNLLGLTPIGFNVTGQIAVTACLAIFTAVIYLFSASKDFWKHTLWMPGVPVILRPILAVIELVGFVLIKPFSLLVRLFANMTAGHFVVMSLIALMITMKESFGAVGSTGMSLVLALFISVIEILVAFLQAFIFTMLSSLFIGMAVEEHDHH, encoded by the coding sequence ATGTTCGTTTCAGTCTCTTCTTATGGAGATGATACTAAACATGAACCAGGAAATCAAGTGAACACTGCTCACGAAATCAAGGAGTATATAAAGCATCACTTAAAAGATTCTCACGATTTTCATTTTTTCACTGATAATGAGTCTGGAACGCATTTTAGTTTTCCTCTGCCAGTCATTGTTTGGACTAAAGATGGGTTGAAAACATTTATGTCTTCAGCATTTCACCATGATGATAGTGGAAGCGAAATTGTAACTAAAGGAGATACGCGTTTAGTAAAACTACACAGTAAAATATATGAGTTGGATGCAGGAGCTACAACATTAGCTTTTGATGAGAAACATCATCCTACAAATGCACATAAAGTTCTAGATTTTTCAATCACAAAATCTGTGGTTGGAATGTTGTTAACCGGCGTTTTAATGTTATTAGCATTTAGCGCATTAGCAAGAGGGTATAAAAAAGGACATTCAGTACCAAAAGGAATTAGTAGGATATTAGAGCCTTTAGTAATCTATGTTAGAGATGATATTGCAAAGCCAAATATTGGAGAGAAAAAATACCGTAAATTTATGGGGTTTTTGCTAACTGTCTTTTTCTTTATCTGGATCTTAAATTTATTAGGATTAACACCAATAGGATTTAATGTGACAGGTCAGATTGCAGTAACAGCATGTTTAGCTATTTTTACAGCAGTGATATATTTATTTAGTGCAAGTAAAGATTTTTGGAAGCACACATTATGGATGCCAGGGGTACCTGTAATTTTACGTCCAATATTGGCAGTAATAGAGTTAGTAGGTTTTGTTTTAATTAAGCCTTTCTCTTTATTAGTGCGTTTATTTGCAAACATGACAGCAGGTCACTTTGTGGTAATGAGCTTGATAGCATTAATGATTACAATGAAAGAATCATTTGGAGCTGTTGGTTCAACAGGGATGTCTTTAGTGTTAGCATTATTTATCTCGGTTATTGAAATTTTAGTAGCCTTTTTACAAGCGTTTATTTTTACGATGTTATCATCGTTATTTATAGGGATGGCAGTTGAAGAACATGATCATCATTAA